Below is a genomic region from Syntrophales bacterium.
CTATTCCCTTCCTTCAAAACCAGATCCACCAATCGTGGCCGGGATACCAGCATCCATGTAAATATCGAGGAGCGGGTTCAAAAACGATGGTTCTATGGCCTCCATACCAGTGTATCCCCAATCTATCCCCAGCCAGCGGTACTTGTCCTGGCACCAATTGTGGAAAGGCAGTAGATCTATCCTCTCTACCGGCTTTGGCAAGGACTTTAGAAAATCTACAACTCGCAAGTGGTAGTCTAACTGATCGTTATAATCGGGTATCACGGGGATGCGAATCCATATCGCCTGCCCGTTTTCGGAAATTTTTTTCAGATTCTCCAGGATCAACTCGTTTCCTACACCGGTCATCCTTTTATGTTCGGCAGAATCGAGGTGCTTTAGATCATATAAGATAAGATCCACATTCTTCAGGATCGGTTCCAAAACCTCCCAGGAACAGTGTCCACTGGTATCCATACAGGTATGCAGCCCCTTTGCTTTTGCCCTTGCTAAAAGTTCCCGGACAAAATCGGGACAAATAGTCGGCTCACCGCCACTTAATGTCATTCCACCACCAGAATTG
It encodes:
- a CDS encoding glycyl-radical enzyme activating protein — protein: MSEGVLITDIQHFMVNDGPGFRTNVFIKGCNMKCAWCHNPETQAPYHEIYWRTLLCVQCGACLEACPENAINPPIPPEEARSEGSTYHKIIRERCTRCMKCIDACKYNALTIVGQEYSLDEVLKEVQKDEPFYVNSGGGMTLSGGEPTICPDFVRELLARAKAKGLHTCMDTSGHCSWEVLEPILKNVDLILYDLKHLDSAEHKRMTGVGNELILENLKKISENGQAIWIRIPVIPDYNDQLDYHLRVVDFLKSLPKPVERIDLLPFHNWCQDKYRWLGIDWGYTGMEAIEPSFLNPLLDIYMDAGIPATIGGSGFEGRE